AGCTGCGCCCAGCGGGCATCATCCAGGAGTTTAACCTGCGTCATCTGCCGAGCGATCGCGGAGGCCGCTTCTATCAAGACGTGGCAGCTTATGGTCACTTTGGCCGGACGGATCTCGACCTGCCCTGGGAACGCCTGGACAAGGCTGAAACTCTGCGCAATGCCCTAGAAGGAGTGATGTCTGTGTCGGTGAGCTAGGGTTACTGATTCCCCGGTTCACGCTTCGGCGCTAAGTTTCGCAAGTCTCTAGGAGCAGGCGATCGCCTTTTGCGAATAGCCTGCTCCTAAAGACTTGCGCGAGCCTCAAAAAACTGCCATGCGATCGCCCTTGAACTAACAAAGCGATCGCTTTTTTTCTGGTTTGATTGCTGCGTAAAGATTGGCGATGGGGCCAAACGAACTTAGTACACAGGCCCACGACCGTGATTAAGCACCAGGGGCTGGGTGTGCATAGTGGGCAAGCTGTTGTTCTTCTGGCCGTCGAGGCGGCGGTTGAGCTCTCGGACCCGCCGCGACAGGATCTTGATGATGTTGATGGCGATGCCTGGGGTTTCGTAGATGGCGTCGTAGAGCTGCTGTTGGGTCAGGACGAGGCATTCGCAGGGTTCAAGAGTGGTGATGGAAGCGGAGCGGGGTTCGGCATCGAAAAGCGCCATTTCCCCAAAAGGGGTGCCTTCGCTGAGCTGAGCCAGTTCGCGATCGGCGATGTGGACCCGGACGCGCCCGGAAACGACGATGTAGAGCGATCGCCCTTCTTCGCCTTCGGTGAAAATGGTGTGGCCAGTGTCAAAGGAAATTTCGTCCATGACCGATGCCAGGCGAATCAAAAAATCGTCCCGTAGCTCCTGAAACAGCGGTACTTTGCGAACGAAAAGCAAGCGATCGACACTAGTCAGCATAAGGAAATAAGACGGGACAGAAACCCCAACAACCCAATTTCTCGCTTAGGCGATACTTCCAACCCTAGAATGCCCACTGGAGCGGAGGTTTTAGCAATTCAGCACCATCATAAATCAAATCAATTTTCTCCATGGTCGCAGCTCGCAGGCCCGCGCGTGGGCCTGGGACCTAGGTGGGCCGAAATTGCATGGTGCTGGTAGACCGCTCAGGAGCAGGGCTTCGCGGCGAGGAAGCGGCATTTGCGCCCGGAGCCGAAATCCCCATCTCTTGCATGAGTCGGGCGACTTGGTGAGCGACCAGTCGATTGGGATCGTTGGCCATCATGGGTAAGATCTCCCGCAGGGTACGGGGAGAAGCCATGGAGAGATAGCTGAGAACGGCTTCACGGACAAAGCCGATGGGATGGCTCAGGCAGGCAAGGGTCTGCTCGGCGGGAATGCTCCAGCGGGCGCGATAGGCCAGATGAAAGCAGCAGGCGAGCCCCCAGTCCGAGAGGAAATGCTGGCGATCCATCAGATAGCGCAGGCGATCGCTGGGAGTCATGGGCTCGTAGGTCACGAGATCACTAAGGCTCTGGAGTTTTTCGAGGGTGGAGCGTCGGTCGAGCACGATGAGCAGCGATCGCTTGCGGCCGAGGTCGAGGGTGTTGTCCAAAATTTCCAGACCCCGCGCGACGTTGGCCCGAGAGTGGGACTGCAGGTTAAACGCTCCTGCCTGCACGGCCCCGGACGGATAGAGAAAGCGCAAGAGCAAAAACAGGCGCTCGAGGGTGTCGCTCTGCATGTCTTGGAGCGATCGCTGCAATAGCTCAGCCTCGCGCCCCTGAATATGCTCCGGCGCCAAATCGAGCAGCACCGCGTAGATTTCGCCCAAGAACCGCAGTTCTTGGTCAATGAGATCTTCGACCTGCTTGCGACCGAGGAGATCTTCGGCGATCGCCGTTTGGTGCTTGGGCAGCTTGAGCAGCACCCGCAGCACATTGCGTCGCTCGTTGCCCCAGGACAAAATCACGTACTGCACCAGCGCCTCGATGGCCTCGAGGGTGCCGATCTGACCGATGGCGCTCCAGGCCTGCATCCGAATCAGCTCGGGCTTGTGCATGTCCTGGGCCTGCTCGATCAGCAGCGGCAGCACCTCATTGCCCAAGCGGACCAAGGCCCGCATGGCTGCGTCGCGCGTGGACGGATAGTGCAGACCCTGGATGAGGGATGGGTAATATTCTCGCAGCTGAGTGGCGGCGATCGCCTCCAGCAAAGCGCAGCGCACCCGCAGCGATTCATCCTGGAGCAGCTTGGGAATGTGAATCCGCAGGGCTTGCAGATACAGCGCTTCTCCCAGGGCCAGACAGCCAGTCATCCGTTCCCGCTCGCGCCTGTGGGTCAGCATCCGCCGCAGCACATTGGTTGCTTCTGCCTTCTGGATCGGGTTGCCCCGCCGCAGCATCATGGCCGCCGCCGTTCCCCGCACGATGGGGTCCATCTCGGGGTGCAGATAGGATCGCAGTTGCTGAATATCCGGTTCAGCCTCGGTCAGCCAGATGTAGCGCAGCACCAGGGCCAAGACGTCCGGCGGCGGGCCCATGGTCAGCAGCGATCGCACCGGCTCGATGTAGAGCGGGCTTGGATGAACCAGCATTGCCTCAAGACCCTGGCGCTGAAGCGTTGGCGAGAGCTTGGGCAGGATGTGGGCGACGACTTCGCCCACATCCTGGGGATAGAGCTGGCTGAGCATTTCCAGGCAAGAGCGTTTGTGCTCGTCGGTGCCCGGCTTCTCGAGGGTTTCTGAAACCGCGCGCTTGAGCGATCGCGGGTTGATGTCCGACGTGCCCAGTTCGCCACGCTCAGCGCTCAGCACCAGCAGATCCACATAGCCCGATCGCAGCCAGTAAACAATGCCAAACCACATCATGGCCGCAATCAGCGTCACCCCAATGAAAATCCAGCCCTGGAACGCCTGCAAATCGCGCGCAGACAGATTGGGGAAAACGTGGCGGCACACCCAAATCACACACAAAATGCCTAAGCCCGTGAAGCCCGTGGAAATCGGCTCGGCGATGCCGCGCACCACCGACTGCACCCGGCTGCTGATCGAATCTGGCAGCGGCTGAAACAGGACGGGGCTAATGCTGGCCACCAGGGTATAGCGCAGCAGCTCGTCCAGGAACTTCATCAAAATCACGATCAAGAAGAAGAACAGGGGGCCCACCCACAGGGCAATGAAGGACGAAGCCGCCGTAAAGGCGATCGCCGCGGGCAGCAGCATCGCCGACCGGAAAACCCCCACCTGCTCAATCGTGCGGCTGGACGCAAACCACTGCGTCGTCAGCTCAAAAATCCCCAGGACGCCGCTAAAAAGTCCCAGGAAGCTCGCAATGCTGCCGCCGCTCAGATTCAGCTCTAGCTGGCTCAGGTACTGGAAATCCACCAGCAAAAACAGCACCTGAAGCATGATAAAAAAGCCAAACAGCAGCATCACGTACCGCTGTAAAGGGCCTTGAATTCGCCGGTTGCGAAAGTGCGATCGCCCTTCTCCCCGGCTCTGGGGCGTATCTGGGAAAAAAGACTGATAGGTGCGGCTGAGATAAAACAGCACACAGGCCCCCAGCGTCATAAAAACGCACGCCACCAAAATCACATTGGGCAAGCCCAACAGCGCCACCAGCACCGGCAGTGCAAAGCCGCTGACCACATCCGCCACCAGCACTCCGCTGCTAATGAGGGGAAACGCCCGCTTAATTTCGCGAATATTGAACAGCTGGTTCGCCGTGATTGAGGCATTCAGGTCGTTGAGGGTGTAGATCGCCTCTAGCCAGAGCCGCATCCCAAAGACCGTGATCGCCGCTAGGACCGGCCACTGGAGCCCAAACCAAAACAGCAGTAGCGGCAGCGCCATCAAAAAGCCAATGACGACAATCACCTTGCGCAGCGGAAAAACTCGCTGCATCCAGGAGTACATCAGGCCCAATCCCGAGGCGATACCTGCGCCAATGACATAAATCCAGGGCAGAGAGTTTGCGCCGTAGCGATCGAGGAACAGCGCAACGGTGCTGGCCTCCATCCACAGCAACCCGATGGACGTCACCGTATAGAAGAAAAACATCGAGAACGTGCGATCGCTCTCTTCCGGTCGTAGATTCACCCAGCGCAGCAGCCGTTGACCCCAGGCCGTCTCAGCTAGCTGCTTTTGTTTGACTCGCATACCGTCATCCTGCCGGAATTGGAGTTAGCCGTTGAACCCTTCAGATCGCCGAAGGTACATTGAAGGTACAACAGAAGGTACAACGATTTGGACGCCTGAGCCCAGAATGCCCAGATTGACCGCTATTCTACCCGGCTAGCGTTCTCTTCCTGTGCGGCAAAGGCGCGATCGCCCCCAGAGCGCTCAGGCCTCAGTCCCCCGTTCGTAGTCTTGCCAAAGGCCCCTGCTCAACGACCCCAGTCAACTCGCCCAATCCTAGCAGTGAGCCTCAGCAAAACCCGCTAACCCCTGATAAAAGAAAAAATAAAAAAGGACGACTCTTCGGCCGTCCTTCTTTCCTTACCGCAAGCGGTTTGGTTTATTTCTTCGGCGACAACAGCATCATCATGTTGCGGCCTTCCCGCTTGGGGGACTGCTGGATTTCTGCAACCTCTTGCAAATCCGTAGCCATCCGCTTCAGCAAATCTTCTGCTAGGTCCGTATGCTGGATTTCCCGGCCCCGGAACATGACAGTTGCCTTGACCTTATCGCCCGACTTCAAGAATTTGATGGCTTGATTGATGCGCACTCGATAATCGTGCTCTTCGATTTTGTAGCGCATCTTCACTTCTTTGACGCCAGCCGAATGCTGCTTTTTCTTCGCTTCGCGGGCTTTTTTCTCTTGCTCGAATTTATACTTGCCATAGTCCATGATGCGGCAAACGGGCGGGTCTGCTTTATCACTGACTAGGACCAAGTCCAATTCTCGCTCGTCGGCGACTCGCATCGCCTCTTGAGGCGTCATAATGCCAAGCTGCTCACCACCGCTGTCGATGACACGGATTGTCGGAAAGCGGATACGCTCGTTGATTTGGGGTAAATCTCTTTGCTGTTTTCTTGGGGTTACAGGCATGAAGGACAGTTATGAACCGTTTTCGTTGGGATGAGTGAATTAAACAATCCATTAAACCAAGTGTACATGGGGAACCCAGGAGGTTCCTGGCCACGTGGAATGATCCTTCGATTTTTGGACGATGGGCTACTGATTTTTTAGCAAAAATATAAACTTTTTGGGGTGGCTTTCGGGGGAATAGGATGGCGCAATCTATGGCTGGCTGAAACCCAGGAATGCGATCGAATTTTGGCAATGAAGGCCACTGAAGCGGGCTGAGTAAGAGGCTCCCAAAGGCACCGAAAACGCCGCACTAAAATGGAACCACAGTCTCTAGCGATCTACATCGAGGCATAACCTGTGACGGCTTCCTTACATTGGCATCATCGCGTGGGCTATCAGCGGGACTGGGTTTGGCGCGGCTGGCAGACGCGCTACACCTTTTTGCCGGCGGCCCAGCGAGA
This genomic stretch from Geitlerinema sp. PCC 7407 harbors:
- a CDS encoding HEAT repeat domain-containing protein, which translates into the protein MRVKQKQLAETAWGQRLLRWVNLRPEESDRTFSMFFFYTVTSIGLLWMEASTVALFLDRYGANSLPWIYVIGAGIASGLGLMYSWMQRVFPLRKVIVVIGFLMALPLLLFWFGLQWPVLAAITVFGMRLWLEAIYTLNDLNASITANQLFNIREIKRAFPLISSGVLVADVVSGFALPVLVALLGLPNVILVACVFMTLGACVLFYLSRTYQSFFPDTPQSRGEGRSHFRNRRIQGPLQRYVMLLFGFFIMLQVLFLLVDFQYLSQLELNLSGGSIASFLGLFSGVLGIFELTTQWFASSRTIEQVGVFRSAMLLPAAIAFTAASSFIALWVGPLFFFLIVILMKFLDELLRYTLVASISPVLFQPLPDSISSRVQSVVRGIAEPISTGFTGLGILCVIWVCRHVFPNLSARDLQAFQGWIFIGVTLIAAMMWFGIVYWLRSGYVDLLVLSAERGELGTSDINPRSLKRAVSETLEKPGTDEHKRSCLEMLSQLYPQDVGEVVAHILPKLSPTLQRQGLEAMLVHPSPLYIEPVRSLLTMGPPPDVLALVLRYIWLTEAEPDIQQLRSYLHPEMDPIVRGTAAAMMLRRGNPIQKAEATNVLRRMLTHRRERERMTGCLALGEALYLQALRIHIPKLLQDESLRVRCALLEAIAATQLREYYPSLIQGLHYPSTRDAAMRALVRLGNEVLPLLIEQAQDMHKPELIRMQAWSAIGQIGTLEAIEALVQYVILSWGNERRNVLRVLLKLPKHQTAIAEDLLGRKQVEDLIDQELRFLGEIYAVLLDLAPEHIQGREAELLQRSLQDMQSDTLERLFLLLRFLYPSGAVQAGAFNLQSHSRANVARGLEILDNTLDLGRKRSLLIVLDRRSTLEKLQSLSDLVTYEPMTPSDRLRYLMDRQHFLSDWGLACCFHLAYRARWSIPAEQTLACLSHPIGFVREAVLSYLSMASPRTLREILPMMANDPNRLVAHQVARLMQEMGISAPGANAASSPRSPAPERSTSTMQFRPT
- the infC gene encoding translation initiation factor IF-3, coding for MPVTPRKQQRDLPQINERIRFPTIRVIDSGGEQLGIMTPQEAMRVADERELDLVLVSDKADPPVCRIMDYGKYKFEQEKKAREAKKKQHSAGVKEVKMRYKIEEHDYRVRINQAIKFLKSGDKVKATVMFRGREIQHTDLAEDLLKRMATDLQEVAEIQQSPKREGRNMMMLLSPKK
- a CDS encoding Crp/Fnr family transcriptional regulator, with product MLTSVDRLLFVRKVPLFQELRDDFLIRLASVMDEISFDTGHTIFTEGEEGRSLYIVVSGRVRVHIADRELAQLSEGTPFGEMALFDAEPRSASITTLEPCECLVLTQQQLYDAIYETPGIAINIIKILSRRVRELNRRLDGQKNNSLPTMHTQPLVLNHGRGPVY